One stretch of Muribaculum intestinale DNA includes these proteins:
- a CDS encoding HAD family hydrolase, translating to MTPEQMAVSRYLKRHDLISFSPTAALIDMDGTLYDSMPRHADAWYRLMTEEGVPCEHDEFFMYEGRTGRDTIRLLFKRAFGRDVTDEECEALYLRKTQYFKELPDVSPMPGADRMIGEFMRRGITTVLVTGSGQRSLIDRLDRDYPGAFPAGMQITSRDVVHGKPHPEPYLRAMERAAATPDSSIAVDNAPMGVLSGAESGAFTIGVTTGPIPEKELVDAGADIVYPSMLVLAERLPLLLDVFGMSI from the coding sequence ATGACTCCTGAACAGATGGCTGTAAGCCGCTATCTGAAGCGGCACGACTTGATTAGCTTCTCTCCGACAGCGGCGCTTATCGATATGGACGGCACGCTGTATGACTCTATGCCACGGCATGCCGACGCGTGGTACCGTCTGATGACGGAAGAGGGTGTACCCTGTGAGCATGACGAGTTTTTCATGTATGAAGGACGCACCGGACGCGATACGATAAGACTGTTGTTCAAGCGTGCGTTCGGACGCGATGTCACTGATGAGGAGTGTGAGGCTCTGTATCTGCGCAAGACACAGTATTTCAAAGAACTGCCTGATGTCTCACCGATGCCGGGCGCTGATAGGATGATAGGCGAATTCATGCGACGCGGCATTACTACGGTACTTGTCACCGGCTCAGGCCAGCGCTCGCTTATCGACCGTCTTGACCGGGATTATCCGGGAGCCTTTCCTGCGGGTATGCAGATTACTTCGCGCGATGTAGTTCATGGAAAGCCACATCCGGAGCCTTATCTGAGGGCTATGGAAAGAGCGGCAGCAACGCCCGACAGCAGTATTGCTGTTGACAACGCTCCCATGGGGGTGCTCTCGGGCGCCGAATCGGGTGCATTTACCATCGGAGTCACAACAGGGCCGATTCCTGAGAAAGAGCTTGTCGATGCCGGTGCCGATATCGTGTATCCGTCGATGCTTGTGCTTGCCGAGAGGTTGCCTTTGCTTCTTGACGTATTCGGCATGTCAATATAA
- a CDS encoding AsmA-like C-terminal region-containing protein has product MVKKILKWAACTVVGFILLVAVALTLIVWIMTPARLTPIVARVANDALEAHVGIGRVELTLWHTFPHLTVDIDSLTIVSEAFDSLPVGQKAFVSAESDTLLRVGRFHGAVNVAALLAAKVNLYDIELEGAAVNVVALDSLHANYDIFPATEPADDSTGPVFVPDISLNRFDIVDSLSVSYRSIADSVNIRLVLAKSPLVENAEGGYALSVESMLDIDMPQALVARPVTINLGGAVKWNSDKPMLMSLSDFGLDVGTPSGGSIKSVWNTTLDFTEPLAITELTFEVGPFAPAAAIGLLPEHIRSEIGSIDSGMEIVVTGEFTKPFRPMTDSIPSMALSIKIPRCSVVYDSTVKIDRIEADMDIALPGNIDSMTVTVNALRLGGMGADITVNGVVGSLTTDPAFTGKVTLESRLARLPRQLLAMLPDSTVVGGIVRLDTGMKCRASDFSMANFHRLILDGALYIDDFTFDSPGYGVSCYTRHSEVKLGTSGSFVTANNVKVDSLLTLSMNTDTISAIVDGMTIRLKNAKAGAGCLNRPPSADSTAVIPFGGMLKADMVSYVDTDSSRMSLADIAARFALRRYEHNAHLPQVNVNADAGSIFFTDRKNFMGLRKSHFEVNAHIKPRRVRNREFTAADSARFAARRAGWEAERAMHAGADSIDLSVDESTGRLLRRLQMSGRLTAERGGMFSPYFPLRNRISRFDMEFSTDSVVLRNVRYECGRSDFTINGSVSNIRRALTRGGKLELDWNLHSDSLNVNELVQALYRGADYAAKSDGTAVNVDARSEADLDRMADNASMSADSVSAVLIPMNLDARLNVSADNIVYSDMDMHDFKGELLVSEGALNLHNLHASSEMGRVSLNALYSAPDRKEMRFGMGLDLTGIDIKKFVGMVPAVDSLMPLLNSFEGIIDASIAATADIDTTMNIVMPSLDAAIRLNGRDLVLLDGETFRTLAKWLMFKDKQKNVIEHMEAEMLVRNSMVQLFPFVFDFDRYRLAVMGSNDLDLNFKYHISVLKSPLPFKFGINLSGNPDDMKVRLGGAKYKPGDVGESMAIVADTRVNLLKEIDNVFKRGSRAARLGALKIEGAVPPVTDGREVADTISAADSLVFIKEGLLPAPPPLPANGDDDVAPVDKKSKNKRNKNKKE; this is encoded by the coding sequence ATGGTAAAGAAGATACTTAAGTGGGCGGCATGCACTGTGGTGGGGTTCATACTCCTTGTGGCAGTCGCGCTTACCCTGATTGTGTGGATAATGACCCCGGCACGCCTTACGCCGATAGTGGCTCGTGTGGCAAATGACGCGCTGGAGGCGCATGTGGGCATCGGTCGGGTGGAGCTGACTCTATGGCACACGTTCCCGCATCTTACGGTCGACATCGATTCGCTTACGATAGTCTCCGAGGCATTCGACAGCCTGCCTGTAGGGCAAAAAGCCTTTGTGTCGGCGGAAAGCGACACCCTACTGAGGGTTGGGCGTTTTCATGGCGCGGTCAATGTGGCGGCTCTTCTAGCTGCGAAAGTCAATCTGTATGATATAGAGCTTGAGGGAGCAGCGGTCAACGTGGTGGCGCTTGACTCTCTACATGCGAATTATGATATTTTTCCTGCAACGGAGCCTGCCGACGACTCTACCGGTCCGGTGTTTGTGCCGGATATATCGCTCAACCGCTTTGATATAGTCGATTCGCTGTCTGTAAGCTATCGTTCCATTGCCGATAGTGTGAATATAAGGCTTGTGCTTGCCAAATCGCCGTTGGTGGAGAATGCCGAAGGTGGCTATGCTCTGTCGGTAGAGTCGATGCTGGACATCGACATGCCTCAGGCGCTTGTGGCGCGTCCGGTGACAATTAATCTCGGCGGTGCCGTCAAATGGAACAGCGACAAGCCTATGCTTATGTCGCTCAGTGATTTCGGACTGGATGTCGGTACTCCGTCAGGAGGCAGTATCAAGTCGGTATGGAATACTACTCTGGATTTTACCGAGCCTCTCGCAATCACCGAACTGACATTTGAGGTTGGACCGTTTGCACCCGCTGCGGCTATAGGTCTCCTTCCGGAGCATATACGCAGTGAAATAGGCAGTATCGACAGCGGTATGGAAATCGTCGTGACCGGTGAGTTTACAAAGCCTTTCAGACCGATGACCGACAGCATTCCATCAATGGCACTGAGCATAAAGATACCGCGCTGCAGCGTTGTGTATGACAGTACGGTAAAGATTGACCGTATTGAAGCCGATATGGATATTGCGCTTCCCGGGAATATCGACTCAATGACGGTAACTGTCAATGCTTTAAGACTTGGTGGAATGGGCGCCGACATCACCGTAAATGGAGTGGTCGGGAGTCTGACTACCGATCCGGCTTTCACAGGCAAAGTCACTCTGGAGAGCCGTCTTGCCAGACTGCCGCGGCAATTGCTTGCTATGCTTCCCGACTCTACGGTGGTCGGAGGGATAGTGCGTCTTGATACCGGAATGAAGTGTAGGGCAAGCGATTTTTCGATGGCTAATTTCCACAGACTGATACTTGACGGCGCTCTATATATTGATGACTTTACCTTTGACTCTCCGGGTTATGGAGTGTCATGCTATACCCGCCATTCGGAGGTAAAACTCGGCACATCCGGTAGTTTTGTCACAGCCAATAATGTAAAGGTCGACTCGCTACTCACTCTGTCGATGAACACTGATACCATATCCGCCATTGTCGACGGGATGACAATCCGTCTGAAGAATGCCAAGGCTGGTGCAGGATGTCTCAACCGTCCGCCCTCGGCCGACAGTACGGCAGTGATACCTTTCGGTGGTATGCTGAAGGCCGATATGGTAAGCTATGTGGATACAGATTCGTCAAGGATGAGTCTGGCAGATATCGCGGCACGCTTTGCATTGCGTCGCTATGAGCACAATGCCCATCTGCCTCAGGTAAATGTGAATGCCGATGCGGGCAGTATATTCTTTACCGACAGGAAAAACTTCATGGGCCTGCGCAAGAGCCATTTCGAAGTAAACGCACATATAAAGCCCAGGCGAGTCCGCAACCGGGAGTTCACGGCAGCCGACTCGGCTCGTTTTGCCGCCCGCCGGGCCGGTTGGGAGGCCGAGAGGGCGATGCATGCCGGAGCCGACAGTATAGACCTCAGCGTCGATGAGTCGACAGGACGTCTGTTGCGCCGCCTTCAGATGAGCGGACGTCTCACAGCCGAGCGTGGCGGGATGTTTTCACCATATTTCCCTCTGCGCAACCGCATATCCAGATTTGACATGGAGTTTTCGACCGACAGTGTGGTATTGCGCAATGTGAGATATGAGTGCGGCAGGTCCGACTTTACTATAAACGGCTCTGTGTCAAATATACGCAGAGCTCTGACGCGTGGCGGCAAACTTGAACTGGACTGGAATCTACACAGCGATTCGCTCAATGTCAACGAATTGGTTCAGGCGCTTTACAGAGGCGCAGACTATGCGGCCAAGTCCGACGGCACCGCTGTGAATGTCGATGCACGGTCGGAAGCCGACCTTGACAGGATGGCCGACAACGCCTCTATGTCGGCCGACAGTGTGAGCGCAGTACTCATACCGATGAATCTCGACGCACGGCTTAATGTCAGCGCCGACAATATAGTATATTCCGACATGGATATGCACGATTTCAAGGGCGAACTTCTTGTAAGCGAGGGTGCTCTTAATCTACACAATCTTCATGCCTCGTCGGAAATGGGTCGTGTGAGTCTCAACGCACTGTATTCAGCTCCTGACAGGAAAGAGATGCGCTTTGGCATGGGGCTGGACCTCACCGGCATTGATATAAAGAAATTTGTAGGCATGGTACCTGCGGTAGATTCTCTGATGCCTCTGCTCAACAGCTTCGAGGGCATTATCGACGCGAGCATAGCCGCCACAGCCGATATCGATACTACGATGAATATAGTTATGCCGTCGCTTGACGCCGCCATAAGACTCAACGGACGCGACTTGGTGCTTCTGGACGGAGAGACATTCCGCACACTGGCCAAGTGGCTGATGTTTAAGGATAAACAGAAGAATGTAATCGAGCATATGGAGGCAGAGATGCTTGTGCGCAACTCGATGGTACAGCTGTTCCCGTTTGTATTTGATTTCGACCGTTATCGTCTGGCCGTGATGGGAAGCAACGACCTTGATTTGAATTTCAAGTATCATATATCGGTGCTGAAGTCGCCATTGCCGTTTAAGTTTGGAATAAATCTGTCGGGAAATCCGGATGACATGAAGGTGAGGCTCGGGGGCGCCAAATATAAGCCTGGAGATGTGGGCGAAAGTATGGCTATTGTGGCGGACACAAGGGTCAATCTGCTTAAGGAAATTGACAATGTGTTCAAGCGTGGCTCCAGGGCCGCCCGCCTGGGTGCGCTGAAGATTGAGGGGGCTGTGCCACCCGTTACCGATGGCCGGGAGGTAGCTGACACGATATCGGCCGCCGACTCGCTGGTGTTCATTAAGGAGGGTCTTCTCCCGGCTCCGCCACCTCTGCCTGCCAACGGAGATGACGATGTGGCGCCCGTCGACAAGAAATCCAAAAATAAAAGAAACAAAAACAAGAAAGAATAA
- a CDS encoding DUF5715 family protein, protein MITRYISLVFSAVAVWAAVIAGITPVLYGCSSGSSEAEAAVNDTVYVMVKEKPVGRNPYDRHLDSMPDDECVKMKINPVGGTLGRVFNDSNYIHLDEAERIGIKPIESIADVWRLKRPVCHIRSCREYGVDSLTHSLPYLVPEAAALLREIGERFNDSLQARGGGSYRLKVTSVLRTKHGIKKLRRSNRNAVEASAHQYGTTFDISYAKFLCDSVTVNRTQEDLKNLLGEVLKAIRDEGKCYVKYERKQGCFHITARDIRKEGES, encoded by the coding sequence ATGATAACAAGATACATATCACTTGTTTTCAGTGCTGTGGCCGTGTGGGCTGCGGTCATCGCCGGAATTACGCCGGTATTGTACGGTTGCTCGTCGGGTAGCTCTGAGGCAGAGGCTGCCGTAAATGACACGGTCTACGTAATGGTCAAGGAAAAGCCGGTGGGGAGGAATCCTTATGACAGGCATCTGGATTCGATGCCTGACGACGAATGTGTCAAAATGAAAATCAATCCAGTAGGGGGTACACTTGGACGAGTGTTCAATGACAGCAATTATATCCATCTTGATGAGGCTGAGCGTATTGGGATAAAGCCTATAGAATCGATTGCCGATGTATGGCGGCTTAAACGGCCGGTGTGTCATATACGCAGTTGCCGTGAGTACGGGGTGGACTCTCTTACTCATTCACTTCCTTATCTGGTGCCCGAGGCCGCGGCTCTGCTCAGAGAGATAGGGGAGAGATTCAACGACTCGCTCCAGGCCCGTGGCGGTGGTTCCTACCGGTTGAAGGTGACGAGTGTGCTTCGCACGAAGCATGGCATAAAAAAGTTGCGTCGCAGCAACCGCAATGCAGTCGAGGCCTCGGCCCATCAGTATGGCACTACGTTTGATATCAGTTATGCGAAATTCCTGTGTGACTCTGTCACGGTAAACCGTACGCAGGAGGATCTCAAGAATCTTCTCGGCGAGGTGCTTAAGGCGATACGCGACGAGGGAAAGTGCTACGTGAAGTATGAGAGGAAACAGGGTTGTTTTCATATTACAGCGCGTGACATACGTAAGGAAGGAGAGAGCTGA
- a CDS encoding alpha/beta hydrolase, producing MVSVAEAVDFCSEADSFLRGMPKGLQERQTRAIEDAIEGDVSNLAAVRNARNAKPVLPGDVRCDSIGEHAVLFRSEAYRNDTVPLLVYFHGGGWTIGSINSCSRYCGAMAAGGVAVLAVDYRLAPEYPYPNGLDDCRRAVEMASDSLDTWRCRSVSVGGDSSGGNLAIVTAMSMPAGELESLVVFYPVTKAYADGSESWKEYGKGYGLDSRLMEAFNRAYGGGCDNPQVSPAHASDRELQTLPRMMIVGADRDILRDQGREFADRLSRLGEDVDYRLFPGSVHLFITVGGQTAAFDEAVRYSQEFLKKH from the coding sequence ATGGTGTCCGTAGCAGAGGCCGTGGATTTCTGTAGCGAGGCCGATAGCTTTTTGCGGGGCATGCCTAAGGGGCTACAGGAGCGGCAGACTCGCGCCATAGAGGATGCCATAGAGGGAGATGTCAGCAACCTGGCGGCTGTAAGGAATGCGCGGAATGCAAAGCCCGTACTTCCCGGTGATGTCCGCTGCGACAGCATAGGAGAACATGCGGTATTGTTCAGGAGCGAGGCTTATAGAAACGATACGGTGCCTTTGCTGGTGTATTTTCATGGCGGGGGATGGACGATAGGCAGTATAAACAGTTGTTCGCGCTACTGTGGTGCGATGGCTGCAGGAGGTGTGGCCGTGCTTGCCGTGGATTATCGTCTTGCCCCGGAATATCCTTATCCTAATGGCCTTGACGATTGCCGGAGGGCCGTAGAGATGGCTTCCGATAGCCTTGATACATGGCGATGCCGAAGTGTTTCGGTTGGGGGCGATAGCTCGGGCGGCAATCTCGCCATAGTTACGGCAATGAGTATGCCGGCCGGGGAGCTGGAGTCGCTTGTCGTGTTTTATCCGGTCACCAAGGCCTATGCCGATGGTTCGGAAAGTTGGAAAGAGTACGGAAAGGGATACGGACTTGACAGTCGGTTGATGGAGGCGTTCAACCGGGCTTATGGCGGAGGATGCGACAATCCGCAGGTGTCACCAGCTCATGCCTCCGACAGAGAGCTGCAGACGTTGCCGCGCATGATGATTGTGGGAGCCGACCGCGACATATTGAGAGACCAGGGGCGTGAGTTTGCCGACAGGCTAAGTCGCCTTGGGGAGGATGTAGATTACAGGCTGTTTCCCGGGTCGGTGCACTTGTTTATTACAGTAGGCGGACAGACTGCGGCATTTGACGAGGCCGTCAGGTACAGTCAGGAATTTTTGAAAAAGCACTGA
- a CDS encoding SDR family NAD(P)-dependent oxidoreductase: protein MNVAIIGATSGIGRRLWEHYSSGHNMVAVMGRRVELLEEMAASRRENTLTYACDISDMGEFDRALEAMTGELGSLDIAILCAGIGELNPALDASAEIETARVNVDGWTNAAVGLYRLFERQGWGQLVTVTSVGGLMPAAMAPAYSASKAYQINYTKALQHKSNGTGVVVTEIRPGLVDTRMAKGDGLFWVMPVDKVASQIVKAIARRRRLAIVSRRWRLANYILRHI, encoded by the coding sequence ATGAATGTTGCGATTATCGGAGCGACGTCGGGAATCGGCCGGCGGCTGTGGGAGCATTATTCCTCAGGGCATAATATGGTGGCAGTGATGGGCCGGCGCGTGGAGCTGCTTGAAGAGATGGCAGCCTCGCGTCGGGAAAATACTCTTACTTACGCGTGTGATATATCCGACATGGGCGAGTTCGACCGGGCATTGGAGGCTATGACGGGCGAACTTGGCAGTCTGGACATAGCGATACTCTGCGCTGGTATAGGCGAACTTAATCCGGCGCTTGATGCCTCGGCGGAAATCGAGACTGCAAGGGTGAATGTAGACGGATGGACTAATGCTGCAGTTGGGCTATATCGACTTTTTGAGCGACAGGGGTGGGGACAGCTTGTCACGGTCACATCTGTCGGTGGCCTTATGCCTGCGGCAATGGCTCCGGCTTACAGCGCTTCGAAGGCCTATCAGATAAATTATACCAAAGCGTTGCAGCATAAGTCGAATGGCACCGGTGTTGTCGTGACCGAGATACGTCCCGGACTTGTCGATACCCGCATGGCCAAGGGCGACGGACTCTTCTGGGTGATGCCTGTCGATAAAGTGGCGTCACAGATAGTGAAGGCTATCGCACGACGGAGGCGCCTTGCTATAGTTAGCCGCAGGTGGAGGTTGGCCAACTATATTCTGCGTCATATATAG
- a CDS encoding IS1096 element passenger TnpR family protein, translating to MIFNFRIVSDEVDDFRREINIDADATFLDFKNAICDSVKYDKNQMCSFFLCDDNWEKGKEITLEDMDADSDQEVYLMDETVLSDYIDDGQRLIFVFDYMTDRCFFIEMKKSIAGENLKDPICVASRGAAPAQIMDFDEFETKAAVNTSVSSGDDFDEEFYGSSEYNDDEFDAAGFDEMTFDENM from the coding sequence ATGATATTCAACTTCAGAATAGTGTCAGACGAAGTCGATGACTTCCGACGCGAAATCAACATTGACGCCGATGCTACGTTTCTCGATTTCAAGAATGCAATCTGCGACAGTGTGAAATATGACAAGAACCAGATGTGCTCTTTCTTCCTGTGTGATGACAACTGGGAGAAGGGCAAGGAAATCACGCTTGAGGATATGGATGCCGATTCCGACCAGGAGGTGTATCTGATGGACGAGACCGTGCTTAGCGACTACATTGACGATGGCCAGCGTCTGATTTTTGTGTTTGACTATATGACCGACCGCTGTTTCTTTATCGAGATGAAGAAGAGCATCGCGGGCGAGAATCTGAAGGATCCCATCTGTGTGGCTTCGCGCGGTGCTGCTCCCGCTCAGATTATGGATTTCGATGAGTTTGAGACAAAGGCTGCCGTTAATACGTCGGTGTCGTCGGGCGATGATTTCGATGAGGAGTTTTATGGCTCGAGCGAGTATAACGATGATGAGTTTGATGCCGCAGGATTCGACGAGATGACTTTTGACGAGAATATGTAG
- a CDS encoding lysophospholipid acyltransferase family protein: MMILYRIYQIVIMAPVLLVATILTALLSILSAVVGLGRWGGYFFPHWWARLFCVMTLVRVRVVGREHVKPGTSYVFVANHQGAYDIFSIYGYLNYQFRWMMKKSLEKIPLVGYSCKVTGHIMVDNSSPSATRRTMELAERQLRGGMSLVVFPEGARTWDGHMRPFKRGAYMLAMEFGLPVVPISIDGAFDVMPRFRKIPRWGTITLTIHKPIEPKADGRHDLGEVMAASERAIKESLPERFR, encoded by the coding sequence ATGATGATACTTTACCGCATATACCAGATTGTGATAATGGCCCCGGTACTGCTTGTGGCCACTATCCTTACCGCATTGCTGTCGATACTCAGCGCAGTGGTGGGCCTTGGACGGTGGGGCGGATATTTTTTCCCCCACTGGTGGGCCCGTCTGTTCTGTGTGATGACACTGGTGAGGGTCCGGGTAGTGGGGCGCGAGCATGTGAAGCCCGGCACATCATACGTGTTTGTGGCCAACCATCAGGGTGCCTACGATATCTTTTCAATCTACGGCTATCTCAACTACCAGTTTCGTTGGATGATGAAGAAGTCGCTTGAGAAGATACCTCTGGTAGGGTATTCGTGTAAGGTCACTGGGCATATCATGGTCGACAACTCCTCGCCTTCGGCCACGCGCCGCACTATGGAGCTTGCCGAACGGCAGTTGCGCGGAGGCATGTCGCTGGTGGTGTTTCCAGAGGGGGCCCGAACATGGGACGGGCATATGCGTCCATTCAAGCGCGGCGCATATATGCTGGCTATGGAGTTCGGACTGCCCGTAGTGCCGATTTCGATTGACGGGGCTTTTGACGTCATGCCGCGGTTCCGGAAAATACCGCGCTGGGGCACGATAACTCTTACAATCCATAAGCCTATCGAGCCGAAAGCCGACGGACGGCATGACCTCGGCGAGGTAATGGCCGCAAGCGAGCGCGCTATCAAGGAGTCGCTCCCCGAGCGTTTCCGCTGA
- a CDS encoding energy transducer TonB, protein MKRFVTLMLLAVITLGARADYNSARESCDELTPDVLVPLQEDVKADASDEVCLAPDKPAQYPGGEVAMMRWIAANLRYPPVAYENKIQGRVVLQIEISATGEVDKVNVIRDAAPDLNAEAVRVAKKMKGWVPGTYNGRPVRTKMNLPITFKL, encoded by the coding sequence ATGAAAAGATTTGTCACATTAATGCTGCTTGCGGTGATTACACTTGGAGCGCGTGCCGACTATAATTCGGCAAGAGAGAGTTGCGATGAATTGACTCCGGATGTCTTAGTCCCTTTGCAAGAGGATGTAAAGGCGGATGCCTCGGATGAGGTGTGTCTTGCACCTGACAAACCGGCGCAGTATCCCGGTGGAGAAGTTGCAATGATGCGGTGGATTGCTGCAAATCTGCGCTATCCTCCTGTTGCATATGAAAATAAAATCCAGGGGCGTGTAGTCCTTCAGATTGAAATCTCTGCTACCGGGGAGGTTGACAAGGTAAATGTGATACGTGATGCTGCCCCTGACTTAAACGCAGAAGCAGTAAGAGTCGCAAAGAAAATGAAGGGATGGGTGCCCGGCACATACAACGGACGTCCGGTAAGAACCAAAATGAATTTGCCTATCACGTTTAAGCTCTAA
- a CDS encoding bifunctional folylpolyglutamate synthase/dihydrofolate synthase yields MTYEQALDFLYTQLPMYQRQGAPAYKPGLDTSRRLAGAFGNPHRQFRSIHVGGTNGKGSTAHTLAAILQAAGYRTGLYTSPHLVDFRERIRVDGKMISREGVADFVERYQALPAEVRELHPSFFELTMVMAFDYMARCGVDVAVVEVGMGGRLDSTNIISPDLCVITNISLDHTQFLGSTLPEIAGEKAGIIKPGVPVVVGEAEGDVRRVFADKAAAEGAPITFACESPDYISARPEEDCIVYEGTPYGTLRGQLTGDCQPRNAATILAATGRLIEAGYHIGAQDVARGMAHVCDDTGLAGRWMVVGRRPTVVCDTGHNAGGWQYLAPRLASLPGVKHMVLGFVSDKDVSHILEMMPRGDVRYYFTRASIDRAMDSVRLLEIARGVGLDGTSYPTVKDAVAAAMAQAKEDDTVFVGGSTFVVADFLAAFHG; encoded by the coding sequence ATGACCTACGAGCAGGCGCTCGACTTCCTCTACACACAGTTGCCGATGTATCAGCGGCAGGGTGCTCCGGCCTATAAGCCGGGGCTTGACACTTCGCGTCGTCTGGCCGGTGCATTCGGCAATCCTCACCGGCAGTTCCGCTCGATACATGTTGGTGGCACCAACGGCAAGGGTTCGACAGCCCATACGCTTGCCGCCATACTCCAGGCGGCGGGCTACCGCACCGGACTCTATACGTCGCCCCATCTGGTCGACTTCCGCGAGCGCATACGTGTGGACGGTAAGATGATAAGCCGCGAAGGAGTGGCCGACTTTGTGGAGCGTTACCAGGCCCTCCCCGCCGAGGTGAGGGAGCTGCATCCGTCGTTCTTCGAACTTACGATGGTTATGGCGTTCGACTACATGGCCCGCTGCGGAGTGGATGTGGCCGTTGTGGAGGTAGGCATGGGCGGCAGGCTCGACAGCACCAACATCATAAGTCCCGACCTCTGTGTCATCACCAACATATCGCTCGACCATACACAGTTTCTTGGCTCTACGCTGCCCGAGATTGCCGGCGAGAAGGCCGGAATCATCAAGCCCGGTGTGCCCGTGGTGGTGGGTGAGGCCGAGGGCGATGTCAGGCGTGTGTTTGCCGACAAGGCCGCGGCCGAGGGTGCTCCGATAACGTTTGCCTGCGAGTCGCCCGATTACATCTCGGCTCGGCCGGAAGAGGACTGCATAGTGTATGAGGGCACTCCGTACGGCACTCTGCGCGGACAGCTCACCGGCGACTGCCAGCCACGCAATGCCGCCACCATACTTGCCGCCACCGGGCGTCTGATTGAGGCGGGCTATCATATCGGGGCGCAGGATGTGGCCCGCGGCATGGCCCATGTGTGCGACGATACCGGTCTGGCAGGGCGCTGGATGGTAGTGGGACGACGTCCGACTGTGGTGTGCGACACGGGGCACAATGCCGGAGGATGGCAGTATCTCGCTCCGCGTCTGGCCTCTCTGCCCGGGGTGAAGCATATGGTGCTGGGTTTTGTCAGCGACAAGGATGTGAGCCATATACTTGAGATGATGCCGCGCGGCGACGTAAGGTATTATTTTACCCGAGCCTCAATAGACAGGGCGATGGATAGCGTCCGTCTGCTTGAAATCGCCCGCGGCGTCGGGCTCGACGGCACTTCCTACCCTACAGTGAAGGATGCAGTGGCTGCAGCTATGGCTCAGGCTAAGGAGGACGACACCGTGTTTGTAGGCGGCTCGACCTTTGTGGTGGCCGACTTTCTTGCCGCCTTCCACGGCTGA
- a CDS encoding chromate transporter, with product MSVYLKLIWAYLKIGLFGFGGGYAMLALIEREVVNPGWITEQMFTDIVAISQMTPGPIGINSATYIGYVVTGSVWGSVVTTLTVMLPSFLLVLYASHFIHRHKDSEVIKGIFAGLRPVVIGLIASAALLLMNRQNFPDNTFSILICAVSFLLVYFTKMHPIWIICLAGLGGFLIYY from the coding sequence ATGAGCGTGTATCTCAAGCTGATATGGGCTTATCTGAAGATAGGCCTGTTCGGGTTCGGTGGCGGATACGCCATGCTGGCTCTTATCGAGAGAGAGGTGGTAAACCCGGGATGGATTACCGAACAGATGTTTACCGACATCGTTGCTATATCACAGATGACCCCCGGCCCGATAGGCATCAACAGTGCCACGTATATCGGCTATGTGGTGACGGGCAGTGTGTGGGGTTCGGTGGTGACCACTCTCACGGTGATGCTTCCGTCGTTTCTGCTGGTGCTCTATGCAAGCCATTTCATACACCGGCATAAGGATTCCGAGGTGATAAAAGGTATTTTCGCCGGGCTTCGTCCGGTAGTCATCGGGCTTATCGCCTCGGCGGCCCTCCTGCTGATGAACCGCCAGAACTTCCCCGACAATACATTCAGCATACTCATCTGTGCGGTGTCGTTCCTGCTGGTATACTTCACGAAGATGCATCCGATATGGATAATCTGTCTGGCCGGCCTGGGCGGATTTCTGATATATTACTGA